The Polyangiaceae bacterium genome includes a region encoding these proteins:
- the pstB gene encoding phosphate ABC transporter ATP-binding protein produces the protein MVRPPEARAKAREEGVVRSSPVHEVADVPAKMQAQSLHAYFGATEVIKGIDLPVAERKVTAIIGPSGCGKSTFIRCLNRMHEVVPGAHVKGHVLLDHQDIYAKDVDPVRVRRRVGMVFQKPNPFPTLSIKDNVLAGLRLNGLKVKTPDELAERALRQVALWDEVKDTLGRSGTSLSGGQQQRLCIARSLALEPEVLLMDEPCSALDPIATARVEELIHELRDRYTIVIVTHNMQQAARVADFTAFFYLGELVEYDQTDVLFTRPKEKKTEDYITGRFG, from the coding sequence ATGGTTCGGCCGCCGGAAGCACGTGCGAAAGCGCGAGAAGAAGGCGTGGTACGATCTTCCCCGGTGCACGAGGTCGCGGACGTCCCCGCGAAGATGCAGGCGCAGAGCCTCCACGCCTACTTCGGGGCCACCGAGGTGATCAAGGGCATCGACCTGCCCGTGGCGGAACGCAAGGTGACTGCCATCATCGGCCCCTCGGGTTGCGGCAAGTCTACCTTCATCCGCTGTCTGAACCGCATGCACGAGGTGGTCCCGGGGGCCCACGTGAAGGGTCACGTGCTCCTCGATCATCAGGACATTTACGCCAAGGACGTGGACCCGGTGCGCGTGCGCCGTCGCGTCGGGATGGTGTTCCAGAAACCGAACCCTTTTCCGACGCTTTCCATCAAGGACAACGTGCTGGCCGGCCTTCGCTTGAACGGTTTGAAGGTCAAGACGCCGGACGAGCTCGCGGAGCGGGCTCTGCGCCAAGTCGCTTTGTGGGACGAAGTGAAGGACACCTTGGGTCGCTCCGGGACCAGCCTCTCCGGCGGTCAGCAGCAACGTTTGTGCATTGCGCGTTCTCTCGCCCTGGAGCCCGAGGTGCTGCTGATGGACGAGCCCTGCTCTGCCCTCGACCCCATCGCGACCGCTCGTGTGGAGGAGCTGATCCACGAGCTCCGCGATCGCTACACCATCGTTATCGTCACCCATAACATGCAGCAGGCAGCGCGAGTCGCGGATTTTACAGCGTTTTTCTACCTGGGGGAGCTGGTGGAGTACGACCAGACGGACGTGCTCTTCACGCGCCCCAAGGAAAAGAAGACCGAGGACTACATCACCGGTCGCTTCGGTTGA
- the phoU gene encoding phosphate signaling complex protein PhoU, whose product MDLRHTDREYESELQTLREQVLLMGARVEEMLTNAMKAFVERNPKLARDTMAVDRQIDQLELDIDELCLRILARRQPVASDLRFITTTLKLVTDLERIGDLGVNVCERVVELCDELPLPAATTITRMSDVAKEMLHDALDAFVASDSIKAEAVIERDSAVDATYAQLFPELVQLMMSDPSCVFRATRLQSVGKYLERIADHSTNIAEMVVFMVKGEDVRHAWVLSQGGG is encoded by the coding sequence ATGGACCTGCGTCACACGGATCGCGAATACGAGAGTGAGCTGCAAACCCTGCGGGAGCAGGTGCTGCTCATGGGCGCACGCGTGGAGGAGATGCTCACCAACGCCATGAAGGCGTTCGTCGAGCGCAATCCGAAGCTGGCGCGCGACACCATGGCGGTGGATCGGCAGATCGATCAGCTCGAGCTCGACATCGACGAGCTGTGCCTCAGGATTCTCGCCCGGCGCCAGCCTGTCGCGTCGGACCTGCGCTTCATCACCACCACCCTGAAGCTGGTCACGGACCTCGAGCGCATCGGCGATTTGGGAGTGAACGTGTGCGAGCGCGTGGTGGAGCTATGCGATGAGCTCCCGCTTCCCGCTGCGACCACCATCACGCGCATGTCCGACGTGGCGAAGGAAATGCTGCACGATGCATTGGACGCGTTCGTGGCGTCGGATTCGATCAAGGCCGAGGCCGTGATCGAGCGGGACAGCGCCGTGGACGCGACCTACGCGCAGCTCTTCCCCGAGCTGGTGCAGCTGATGATGTCCGACCCGAGCTGCGTGTTCCGCGCCACGCGGCTGCAGTCCGTGGGCAAGTACCTCGAGCGCATCGCGGATCATTCGACCAACATCGCCGAGATGGTCGTGTTCATGGTCAAGGGCGAGGACGTACGCCACGCCTGGGTGCTGAGTCAGGGCGGCGGCTGA
- a CDS encoding peptidase-C39 like family protein, protein MPKKKLRLEILPQPDDTTCGPTCLHAVYRYYGEDLPLDKVIRETQTLREGGTLGVQLANHALSRGYRVTLYTYNLLVFDPTWFEKPGVDLADRLRRQAEVKRSPKLRQATRAYLEFLQKGGKIRFEDLTASLIRRYLGREIPILTGLSATYLYRSARELGEHVIELDDIRGEPMGHFVVLNGYNREERLAHVSDPWEPESRGRSRQYWIDIDRVMNAILLGIVTYDANLLIIEPSDARAHRRQ, encoded by the coding sequence ATGCCCAAGAAGAAGCTCCGCCTCGAGATCCTGCCGCAACCGGACGACACCACCTGCGGGCCGACCTGCCTACACGCGGTCTACCGCTACTACGGCGAGGACCTCCCGCTCGACAAGGTGATTCGGGAGACCCAGACGCTTCGCGAGGGCGGGACGTTGGGCGTGCAGCTGGCCAACCACGCTCTGTCCCGCGGCTACCGCGTCACCCTGTACACCTACAACCTGTTGGTGTTCGACCCGACCTGGTTCGAAAAGCCCGGGGTCGACCTGGCGGACCGGCTCCGGCGGCAGGCCGAGGTCAAGCGCTCCCCCAAGCTGCGGCAAGCGACCCGCGCCTACCTGGAGTTCCTGCAAAAGGGAGGGAAGATCCGCTTCGAGGACCTGACGGCCAGCTTGATCCGCCGCTACCTGGGGCGCGAAATCCCCATTCTCACCGGCTTGAGCGCGACGTATTTGTACCGTTCGGCTCGCGAATTGGGCGAGCACGTCATCGAGCTCGACGACATTCGCGGAGAACCCATGGGGCACTTCGTCGTACTGAACGGTTACAACCGCGAAGAGCGTCTGGCTCACGTGTCGGATCCTTGGGAGCCCGAGTCGCGAGGTCGATCGCGACAGTACTGGATCGACATCGATCGCGTGATGAACGCGATCTTGCTCGGCATCGTCACCTACGACGCCAACCTGCTCATCATCGAGCCTTCAGATGCGCGCGCTCATCGTCGTCAATAA
- a CDS encoding glutamate--cysteine ligase, whose protein sequence is MIVDRSTGAVLPVSDRLIEAASGEIQAEIEMGELCWSNELVLHAIELKTNGPAPALEPLAGFFTRDVSRMAELLRPLGGTLMPTAMHPLMDPTRETRLWPHDYGEVYQTFDRMFDCRGHGWSNLQSTHLNLPYQGDEEFGRLHAAIRVLLPVLPALAASSPIVEGRVTGIADNRLEYYRGNCSKIPIVTGGVIPEPVFSQQGYRDEILAPIAEAVAPYDDEEVLDPEWVNARGAIARLERESIEIRVLDVQEHPAADIAIVAFVVELLRGLTEERWSSLEAQQALSVERLEPIFVDCVRRGSRARIEDADYLAALGARPAEAAGVWQQLLARARPVAEREEWLRPLKVILEQGTLTERIVLATRTRSIRDVYEELSRCLMAGVPFEAS, encoded by the coding sequence ATGATCGTCGATCGGAGCACCGGCGCAGTGTTGCCAGTGAGCGATCGCTTGATCGAGGCGGCCAGCGGCGAGATCCAAGCTGAGATCGAGATGGGAGAGCTCTGCTGGTCCAACGAGCTCGTGCTCCACGCCATCGAGCTCAAGACCAACGGCCCAGCCCCCGCGCTCGAGCCCCTTGCTGGCTTCTTCACGCGGGACGTGAGCCGCATGGCGGAGCTCCTTCGTCCCCTGGGGGGCACGCTGATGCCCACCGCCATGCACCCGCTCATGGACCCGACTCGCGAAACGCGGCTGTGGCCCCACGACTACGGCGAGGTGTACCAGACCTTCGACCGCATGTTCGATTGTCGCGGTCATGGCTGGTCGAACCTCCAGAGCACGCACCTGAACTTGCCCTACCAGGGGGACGAGGAGTTCGGCCGACTGCACGCCGCCATCCGCGTGCTGTTGCCGGTCTTGCCGGCGCTGGCGGCGAGCTCGCCCATAGTGGAAGGGCGCGTCACCGGCATCGCCGACAACCGCCTCGAGTACTACCGCGGAAACTGCAGCAAGATCCCGATCGTGACGGGTGGGGTGATCCCGGAGCCGGTGTTCTCCCAGCAGGGCTATCGTGACGAGATCCTCGCGCCCATCGCCGAGGCCGTCGCGCCCTACGACGACGAAGAAGTCCTCGACCCGGAGTGGGTGAACGCCCGCGGCGCGATCGCGCGGCTCGAGCGCGAGAGCATCGAGATTCGTGTGCTCGACGTGCAGGAGCATCCCGCCGCCGACATCGCCATCGTTGCCTTTGTGGTGGAGCTCTTGCGTGGATTGACGGAAGAGCGCTGGTCGAGCCTCGAAGCGCAGCAGGCGCTTTCCGTGGAGCGCCTGGAGCCGATCTTCGTCGACTGTGTGCGGCGGGGCAGTCGTGCTCGGATCGAGGACGCGGACTACCTGGCAGCGCTGGGGGCAAGACCCGCCGAAGCGGCGGGGGTGTGGCAGCAGCTACTGGCCCGGGCGCGGCCGGTGGCAGAGCGCGAGGAGTGGCTTCGGCCGTTGAAGGTGATCCTGGAGCAGGGCACGCTCACCGAACGCATCGTCCTCGCCACCCGCACCCGGTCCATCCGCGACGTGTACGAAGAGCTGTCGCGCTGTCTCATGGCCGGCGTGCCCTTCGAGGCGTCGTGA
- a CDS encoding N-formylglutamate amidohydrolase, whose amino-acid sequence MSHGRRALRGVVRVVLTVEHATNHVPVELRPLFARARRVLDSHRGWDPGALQLARALRRRLDAPLFAGTVSRLVIDLNRSLHHPALVSRWTRDVPRADLVAHYWQPFRSATREAIDAAGSVVHLSCHSFTPRLGSEVRNADIGLLYDPARPREVALVRRIHALLGDELRVRRNYPYRGTADGHTQSLRRSLPKSRYIGIEVELSQARLDAIPRVARAIARAV is encoded by the coding sequence CTGTCTCATGGCCGGCGTGCCCTTCGAGGCGTCGTGAGGGTGGTGCTCACGGTCGAGCACGCGACGAACCACGTTCCCGTGGAGCTTCGGCCACTGTTTGCCAGGGCGCGGCGCGTCCTCGACAGCCACCGCGGCTGGGACCCCGGGGCGCTCCAGCTCGCGCGCGCGCTGAGACGCCGGTTGGATGCCCCGCTGTTCGCCGGCACCGTATCCCGGCTGGTGATCGACCTGAACCGCAGCCTGCACCATCCGGCCCTGGTCTCCCGCTGGACACGCGACGTTCCTCGCGCCGATTTGGTCGCCCACTATTGGCAGCCTTTTCGCTCCGCGACTCGCGAGGCAATCGACGCGGCGGGCAGCGTCGTTCATCTGAGCTGTCACTCGTTCACCCCACGGCTCGGTTCCGAGGTGCGCAACGCCGACATCGGTCTGTTGTACGATCCGGCGCGTCCGCGCGAGGTTGCGCTGGTGCGCCGCATCCACGCGCTGCTCGGCGACGAGCTTCGCGTGCGCCGGAACTACCCGTACCGCGGCACCGCGGACGGCCATACCCAGAGTCTGCGCCGCAGCTTGCCCAAGTCGCGCTACATCGGAATCGAAGTCGAGCTGTCGCAGGCCAGGCTGGACGCCATTCCTCGCGTCGCGCGGGCTATCGCGCGCGCCGTTTGA
- a CDS encoding OPT/YSL family transporter has translation MSDRRPSLRAIITGFLLAVLLCGVNSYLTLSFGVIEEGPTIAALLFFAVFFLSSNKITSTEMVIVATMGSAGGSLGFISNFYAAKAMTGDPYTLGQMVGFAVVTSLVGMVFVLPLRELLILRENLPWPGSKATASVIEALVEKGDPKQPYYLVATIVIAMAYVISNTEDGFNVVPAETALPVFGLAAFGAAIAWSPFAIGGAYLMGLRTCFGFLVGGVVLLTMAPHVDTPAAPHRYVWPGIGFLVASGLTLMAVNWRVITASLKSLVSLRGGLEDDDRVMSPRALGLFAAVALVVTGVFSVMGMGLNLVLVLVLVVIGGFLQNVIATRAAAQTAFNPARVMGVLLQGITAAAGGSSAATNLAGAGFVAGSGAQAGNLTGDMAYGRWFKVPARWQFWTQLLTILPCALVSAWVFQKIQAARPLVLEGPGHPAPVAKMWAATALIFDGSTSMPPGAMSAMLVAGAIGVVYVLLENRPSLERWMPSSIGIGIGLVLPVAYDFAFFLGGVLLWVVLGRWLKVRGITLTTIAVGCIVAEGLGGVLKPVLHMLHLIPG, from the coding sequence GTGTCCGACCGACGCCCGTCCCTGCGCGCCATCATCACCGGATTTCTGCTCGCGGTGCTGCTCTGCGGAGTCAACTCCTACCTGACCCTCTCCTTCGGCGTGATCGAAGAGGGGCCCACCATCGCGGCGTTGCTCTTCTTCGCCGTGTTCTTCCTGTCGAGCAACAAGATCACCAGCACGGAAATGGTGATCGTGGCCACCATGGGCAGCGCGGGCGGCAGCTTGGGGTTCATCTCCAACTTCTATGCCGCCAAGGCGATGACGGGCGACCCGTACACCCTCGGACAGATGGTCGGCTTCGCGGTGGTCACCAGCCTGGTCGGCATGGTGTTCGTGCTGCCGCTCAGGGAGCTGCTCATCTTGCGCGAGAACCTGCCGTGGCCTGGTTCCAAGGCGACGGCGAGTGTGATCGAGGCGCTGGTAGAGAAGGGGGATCCGAAGCAGCCGTACTACTTGGTGGCCACCATCGTGATCGCCATGGCGTACGTGATCTCGAACACGGAAGATGGCTTCAACGTGGTCCCCGCCGAGACGGCTCTCCCGGTGTTCGGCCTCGCCGCCTTCGGCGCTGCCATCGCCTGGTCGCCGTTCGCGATCGGTGGGGCGTACCTGATGGGGCTCCGCACCTGCTTCGGCTTCCTCGTGGGCGGTGTGGTGCTGCTCACCATGGCTCCCCACGTGGACACTCCGGCGGCGCCGCACCGCTACGTGTGGCCGGGCATCGGCTTCCTGGTGGCCTCGGGGCTCACGCTGATGGCCGTGAACTGGCGGGTGATCACCGCATCTTTGAAGTCTCTGGTGAGCCTTCGGGGTGGGCTGGAGGACGACGATCGCGTGATGTCACCCCGCGCCCTGGGACTCTTCGCGGCCGTGGCGTTGGTCGTCACCGGCGTGTTCTCCGTGATGGGCATGGGGCTCAACCTGGTGCTGGTGCTGGTCCTGGTGGTCATCGGCGGCTTCTTGCAGAACGTGATCGCGACCCGCGCGGCCGCCCAGACGGCCTTCAATCCCGCTCGCGTGATGGGCGTGCTGCTGCAGGGCATCACCGCCGCAGCCGGCGGCTCCAGCGCGGCGACCAACCTTGCCGGTGCCGGCTTCGTGGCGGGCAGCGGCGCGCAGGCGGGGAACCTCACGGGGGACATGGCCTACGGACGTTGGTTCAAGGTCCCCGCGCGCTGGCAGTTCTGGACGCAGCTGCTCACCATCTTGCCCTGTGCGTTGGTGAGCGCGTGGGTGTTCCAGAAGATCCAAGCCGCGCGCCCGCTGGTGCTCGAGGGGCCAGGACACCCCGCACCGGTGGCGAAGATGTGGGCGGCCACGGCGCTCATCTTCGACGGCTCCACCAGCATGCCGCCAGGCGCGATGTCGGCGATGCTCGTCGCCGGCGCCATCGGCGTGGTGTACGTGCTGCTCGAGAATCGACCGTCTCTCGAACGATGGATGCCGTCGTCCATCGGCATCGGCATCGGACTGGTGCTGCCCGTGGCCTACGACTTCGCGTTCTTTCTCGGCGGCGTGCTCTTGTGGGTGGTGCTCGGGCGTTGGCTCAAGGTGCGGGGCATCACGCTGACCACCATCGCGGTCGGCTGCATCGTGGCCGAGGGACTTGGCGGCGTGCTGAAGCCCGTCCTCCACATGCTGCACCTGATTCCGGGCTGA
- the pstA gene encoding phosphate ABC transporter permease PstA, producing the protein MENEPYIRRKIVDAVVRGACVVATIVAIIPLGLVLYYVTIRGIGGVNLDFFTELPKPVGETGGGMANALVGTLELVGLACLFGIPPGVLAGVYLAEFGDNRFAKLVRFSADVMSGVPSIAVGIFVYTLIVLATKSFSALAGGVALAVLMLPTVTRTTEELLRLVPEALREAALGLGVPKWRATLRVVLRTAAPGIATGVMLAVARVAGETAPLLFTAFNNQFWSQGLDQPTASLPVQIYTYAVSPYEDWHRQAWAAALVLVAMVLLLNVSARLLVRHRVRSR; encoded by the coding sequence ATGGAGAACGAGCCCTACATTCGTCGAAAGATCGTGGACGCCGTCGTGCGCGGGGCCTGCGTGGTAGCCACCATAGTGGCCATCATCCCGCTGGGGCTGGTGCTGTACTACGTCACGATTCGCGGCATTGGCGGGGTGAACCTCGACTTCTTCACGGAGCTGCCGAAACCCGTGGGGGAGACCGGCGGCGGCATGGCCAACGCCTTGGTCGGTACCTTGGAGCTGGTGGGCCTTGCGTGCTTGTTCGGGATTCCGCCGGGCGTGCTCGCGGGGGTCTACCTCGCCGAGTTCGGAGACAACCGCTTCGCCAAGCTGGTCCGCTTTTCGGCAGACGTGATGAGCGGCGTCCCCAGCATCGCCGTTGGCATCTTCGTCTACACCCTGATCGTGTTGGCCACGAAGAGCTTCTCCGCCCTGGCGGGAGGGGTGGCGCTGGCCGTGCTGATGCTGCCAACCGTGACGCGCACCACGGAAGAGCTCTTGCGCCTGGTGCCGGAGGCGCTGCGCGAAGCAGCCCTGGGGCTGGGCGTGCCCAAGTGGCGCGCGACGTTGCGCGTCGTGTTGCGCACGGCGGCACCGGGCATCGCCACCGGCGTCATGCTGGCGGTCGCGCGAGTTGCCGGCGAGACGGCGCCGCTTTTGTTCACGGCCTTCAACAACCAGTTCTGGTCTCAGGGCTTGGATCAGCCCACCGCGTCGTTGCCCGTTCAGATCTACACCTACGCCGTCTCGCCCTATGAAGACTGGCATCGCCAGGCGTGGGCGGCGGCGCTGGTACTGGTTGCGATGGTCCTGCTCCTGAACGTGTCGGCGCGCCTTCTGGTTCGCCATCGAGTGAGGTCCCGATGA
- a CDS encoding DUF3887 domain-containing protein gives MKKTLLALAAGFALTACGGTAESSNGVSREEAQGQAEGALLALDAGDYAQFSRDFSPTLLEALPEKNFAELRHRLEETSGHFQSVESLSEVSDPGYATFEMTASFEREPVRVLTWYPIGSHEMQGFWMDSENLQAFHSDD, from the coding sequence ATGAAAAAAACACTGCTAGCGCTCGCCGCGGGATTCGCCTTGACCGCCTGCGGTGGCACCGCGGAATCCAGCAACGGCGTCTCGCGCGAGGAAGCGCAGGGACAGGCCGAAGGCGCACTTCTCGCGCTGGACGCCGGCGACTACGCGCAGTTCTCGCGGGACTTCTCTCCCACGCTGCTCGAGGCGCTGCCAGAGAAGAACTTCGCGGAGCTTCGCCACCGTCTCGAAGAGACGAGCGGGCACTTCCAGTCCGTCGAGAGCCTGAGCGAGGTTTCCGATCCGGGCTACGCAACGTTCGAGATGACGGCCAGCTTCGAGAGGGAGCCGGTCCGGGTGCTCACCTGGTACCCCATCGGCAGCCACGAAATGCAGGGATTCTGGATGGATTCCGAGAACCTCCAGGCCTTCCACTCGGATGACTAA
- a CDS encoding RimK family protein produces MRALIVVNNPRDWSFSIPGVEVVSARSYLTRTEYSDLRGVTVFNLCKSYRYQSLGYYVSLLAAARGHRPVPSVTTIQDLKANEIVRIRSDELDDLIQKSLAPIQSSSFVLSIYFGKNLAKRYDRVSAHLFKLFYAPLLRATFNRSRGGHWFLSSILPISSGEIPETHRDFVEAQARHYFHQRRWVAPKVNVSRYDLAILFDPEEEEPPSDERAIAKFVKAAQRLGMSATVIGKDDYANLAEFDALFIRETTNVNHYTYRFARRAHAEGMVVIDDPDSILRCTNKVFLAELLERHKVPAPRTVVLHRDNIGQVAETLGLPCILKRPDSAFSQGVIKVSSEDELRQEAERMFTKSELVIAQEFFPTDFDWRIGVLAGEPLWAAKYHMAPKHWQIIKGHGSGRRYGRVEAVAMDDVPRPVVRTALRAANLIGDGLYGVDLKQRGRRVTVVEVNDNPSLEAGYEDTVLKDALYDRVMQVFVDRISAHSRGL; encoded by the coding sequence ATGCGCGCGCTCATCGTCGTCAATAATCCTCGAGACTGGTCCTTTTCAATCCCCGGCGTGGAGGTAGTGTCCGCCCGGAGCTACCTCACCCGCACGGAGTACAGCGACTTGCGCGGCGTGACGGTGTTCAACCTGTGCAAGTCGTACCGCTATCAGAGCCTGGGGTATTACGTCTCGCTGTTGGCGGCTGCCCGGGGGCACCGTCCGGTGCCCAGCGTGACCACCATCCAGGATCTGAAGGCGAACGAGATCGTCCGGATTCGCTCTGACGAGCTCGACGACCTGATCCAGAAGAGCCTGGCCCCGATTCAATCGTCGAGCTTCGTGCTCAGCATCTACTTCGGGAAGAACCTGGCCAAGCGTTACGACCGAGTGTCGGCGCATCTGTTCAAGCTCTTCTACGCACCGCTGTTGCGGGCCACCTTCAACCGCTCCCGCGGCGGACACTGGTTCTTGTCGAGCATCCTGCCCATTTCCTCGGGCGAGATCCCCGAGACGCATCGCGACTTCGTGGAGGCGCAGGCGCGCCACTACTTCCACCAGCGCCGTTGGGTCGCACCCAAGGTGAACGTCTCCCGCTACGACCTCGCCATCCTGTTCGATCCGGAAGAGGAAGAGCCGCCCTCCGATGAGCGAGCGATCGCAAAGTTCGTGAAGGCGGCACAGCGCTTGGGCATGAGCGCTACCGTGATCGGCAAGGACGACTACGCGAATTTGGCGGAGTTCGACGCCCTCTTCATCCGCGAGACGACGAACGTCAATCACTACACCTATCGCTTCGCGCGCCGAGCCCACGCGGAAGGCATGGTCGTCATCGACGACCCGGACTCGATCTTGCGCTGCACCAACAAGGTCTTCCTGGCGGAGCTGTTGGAGCGGCACAAGGTGCCGGCTCCGCGCACCGTCGTGCTCCACCGCGACAACATCGGCCAAGTTGCCGAGACGTTGGGCCTGCCCTGTATCCTAAAGCGCCCCGACAGCGCCTTCTCCCAGGGCGTGATCAAGGTCTCTTCGGAGGACGAGCTGCGCCAGGAGGCGGAGCGCATGTTCACCAAGTCGGAGCTCGTGATCGCGCAGGAGTTCTTCCCCACGGACTTCGATTGGCGCATCGGCGTTCTCGCCGGGGAGCCGTTGTGGGCGGCCAAGTACCACATGGCGCCGAAGCACTGGCAGATCATCAAAGGGCATGGCAGCGGGCGCCGCTACGGCCGGGTGGAGGCCGTGGCCATGGACGACGTGCCGCGCCCGGTGGTGCGCACGGCGCTCAGGGCGGCCAACTTGATTGGCGACGGGCTGTATGGCGTGGATCTCAAGCAGCGCGGGCGCCGGGTCACGGTGGTCGAAGTGAACGACAACCCCAGCTTGGAAGCGGGCTACGAGGACACCGTGCTGAAGGACGCGCTCTACGATCGCGTCATGCAGGTGTTCGTGGATCGCATCAGCGCGCACAGTCGGGGGCTGTAG
- a CDS encoding protein kinase has translation MSERDSADVEPVTVIEAIPVNGDHAVKPEVIRSEAIPTPSHLAIYPELGRGGMGRVHPAMDKNLLRPVALKRLDKKLATVPMYRDGFVAEAQITGQLEHPNIVPVHELAISPEGVPYFTMKLVQGIGLDRWLADPARPAGSTERLQEGLEIFLKICDAVAYAHHRGVIHRDLKPENVMIAGFGQVYLMDWGLSRLTKSRPASGEMSQMEAPGPVGTPAYMAPEQARGNPAEMDERSDVFGLGALLYEIVSGHTPYGKAKSAKEILAKAVAGQVVPLEAVTFGMDVSKRLRAIVARAVAPEPAQRFQSVLELQDDVRRFLRGGLYLPSQIFMPGTVIVREGDVGDTAYMIVSGRCRAFRDLPDGDETLAIMEAGDVFGEMALLLDEPRAASVEAVDQVTVLVLDKRTMNDELGIEGWSSKLVRALAERFRNLEQQVRKAGMRRG, from the coding sequence GTGAGCGAGAGAGACAGTGCCGATGTCGAGCCGGTAACCGTTATCGAGGCGATCCCCGTCAACGGGGACCATGCGGTGAAGCCCGAGGTGATTCGGTCCGAGGCGATCCCCACGCCCTCCCACCTGGCCATCTACCCGGAGCTGGGACGCGGGGGCATGGGACGGGTCCATCCGGCGATGGACAAGAACCTGCTGAGGCCCGTCGCCTTGAAGCGCCTCGACAAGAAGCTCGCGACGGTGCCCATGTACCGCGACGGCTTCGTGGCCGAGGCGCAGATCACCGGGCAGCTCGAGCACCCGAACATCGTACCCGTGCACGAGCTCGCCATCAGCCCCGAGGGCGTTCCCTACTTCACGATGAAGCTGGTGCAGGGCATCGGCCTGGATCGTTGGCTCGCGGATCCCGCCCGGCCGGCGGGGTCGACCGAGCGCTTGCAGGAGGGCCTCGAGATCTTTCTCAAGATCTGTGACGCCGTGGCCTACGCCCATCACAGGGGCGTGATCCATCGCGACCTGAAGCCCGAGAACGTGATGATTGCCGGCTTCGGCCAGGTGTACCTCATGGATTGGGGGCTCTCGCGGCTCACCAAGTCCCGCCCGGCATCCGGCGAGATGTCGCAGATGGAAGCCCCCGGCCCGGTGGGGACGCCGGCATACATGGCGCCGGAGCAGGCCCGGGGAAATCCCGCGGAAATGGACGAACGCAGCGACGTGTTCGGCCTCGGCGCGCTGCTCTACGAGATCGTCAGCGGCCACACGCCCTACGGCAAGGCCAAGAGCGCGAAGGAAATCTTGGCCAAGGCCGTGGCCGGGCAGGTGGTGCCCCTGGAGGCCGTCACCTTTGGCATGGACGTCTCGAAGCGCCTGCGCGCGATCGTCGCGCGCGCCGTGGCGCCGGAGCCCGCGCAGCGCTTCCAGAGCGTGCTCGAGCTACAGGACGACGTGCGACGCTTCTTGCGGGGCGGCCTGTACCTGCCCAGTCAAATCTTCATGCCCGGCACGGTGATCGTGCGTGAGGGCGACGTGGGCGACACGGCTTACATGATCGTGAGCGGACGCTGCCGGGCGTTTCGGGACTTGCCCGACGGCGACGAGACGCTCGCGATCATGGAAGCCGGGGACGTGTTCGGCGAGATGGCCCTACTGCTGGACGAGCCGCGGGCGGCGAGTGTCGAGGCAGTGGATCAGGTCACCGTGCTGGTGCTCGACAAGCGCACGATGAACGACGAGCTCGGCATCGAGGGCTGGAGCAGCAAGTTGGTGCGAGCCTTGGCGGAGCGCTTCAGGAATCTGGAGCAGCAGGTACGCAAGGCGGGGATGCGGCGCGGTTAG
- a CDS encoding Crp/Fnr family transcriptional regulator, with protein sequence MDRENARKYRALLDGGRWFFGLSDSRKEALLSAGSVRKIPAGQQVITQGAPANGLFAVLEGAIRISSPLDSGDEALITVVEPPTWLGEISVLDGEPSPLNGIATTDSLLVHVLQSDLDAILERDPAFWRALGALAMGKLRLTFAAMEDNSARPLADRLAHRLVIMAESHGQWRDRSSRVIEASQEQLARMLSSSRQTVNGLLKTLEAEGVVRLSYGRIEILDLDALKRRAR encoded by the coding sequence GTGGACCGGGAAAACGCGCGAAAGTACCGAGCACTCTTGGACGGAGGGCGATGGTTCTTCGGACTGTCGGACAGCCGAAAGGAAGCGCTGCTGTCGGCGGGCTCCGTGCGAAAGATCCCCGCGGGACAGCAGGTCATCACCCAAGGCGCACCGGCAAACGGTTTGTTCGCCGTGCTGGAAGGCGCCATACGGATCTCGTCGCCGCTCGACAGCGGCGACGAAGCGCTGATCACGGTGGTGGAGCCGCCCACGTGGCTCGGTGAGATCTCCGTGTTGGACGGCGAACCATCGCCGCTCAACGGAATCGCCACGACGGACTCGCTCTTGGTGCACGTGTTGCAGAGCGATCTGGACGCGATCTTGGAGCGGGATCCGGCCTTTTGGCGCGCTCTTGGAGCGCTGGCCATGGGCAAGCTGCGCTTGACCTTCGCCGCCATGGAGGACAACAGCGCACGCCCCCTGGCGGACCGCCTGGCGCACCGGTTGGTGATCATGGCCGAGAGCCACGGCCAGTGGCGCGATCGCAGCAGCCGCGTGATCGAAGCCAGCCAAGAGCAGCTGGCGCGTATGCTTTCGAGCTCGCGGCAGACCGTCAACGGACTGCTCAAGACCCTGGAGGCCGAGGGTGTGGTGCGGCTCTCCTACGGTCGCATCGAGATCCTGGATCTGGACGCGCTCAAACGGCGCGCGCGATAG